The following are from one region of the Oryzias melastigma strain HK-1 linkage group LG22, ASM292280v2, whole genome shotgun sequence genome:
- the fbxo30a gene encoding F-box only protein 30a, with the protein MESLHPHCLKCINRRCMVRPDPGLSCDLMGCPLVCGAVFHSCKLEEHRLLCPLERLPCLNSGFGCPFTVPRAKMARHLESCPASILCCTMEWNRWPVSYADRKSYENLSKDFDEVEQLDMALALQDQRMLLESLKVATTVSKNGDKDAADGQKMTTVGAELGGGAMDVEEEPYSDLCRSSMETSRNLVAALDILTNSGNIDVIVANLSGEKADRNGAVCNGDSLGAYDGEKSVEMQDSDSDCELGAVGGVDCAAGTDEEELIYWEDESRFVELCFEEKDAAAEEPIDDASEVWPQMPPDFMPAVSLEAPVPQPAPLVPFLLPDHLRSDFLQHLPSVFRYRYLEQRLQNAEVLRGIGMFTLNGRRALLSDPYLFRAKMEDKAVDTSDLEVPDDPMGLHGIDLITAALLFCLGDSPGGRGISDSRFVDGYHIDFGTQTFSFPSAILATSTMVGDIASASACDHASPQLSNPSPFHTLRLDLVLECVARYQTKQRSMFTFVCGQLFRRDEFSSHFKNVHGDIHAGLNGWMEQRCPLAYYGCTYSQRRFCPSVQGFRIIHDRHLGSFGVRPGSAPRTPRGGASRCDQLSDLPFEVLQHVASFLDGFSLCQLSRVSRSMREVCASLLQMRGMVVLLWEKRRRGDGSPSWQITNKVWRFSTAFGTVDEWKFANIASMADHLKTCRFNTVTRREEAVPLPCMCFTRELTREGRSLRSVLKPVA; encoded by the exons ATGGAGAGCCTGCACCCCCACTGCCTGAAGTGCATCAACCGGCGGTGCATGGTCCGGCCGGACCCCGGGCTGTCCTGTGACCTGATGGGCTGCCCGCTGGTCTGCGGCGCCGTCTTCCACTCCTGTAAGCTGGAGGAGCACCGGCTGCTGTGCCCGCTGGAGCGGCTGCCCTGCCTGAACAGCGGCTTTGGGTGCCCCTTCACCGTCCCCAGAGCCAAGATGGCCCGGCACCTGGAGTCCTGCCCCGCCAGCATCCTCTGCTGCACCATGGAGTGGAACCGCTGGCCCGTCAGCTACGCCGACCGCAAGTCCTACGAGAACCTGAGCAAAGACTTCGACGAGGTGGAGCAGCTGGACATGGCGCTGGCGCTGCAGGACCAGAGGATGCTGCTGGAGTCCCTGAAGGTCGCCACCACCGTGTCGAAGAACGGCGACAAAGACGCGGCCGACGGCCAGAAAATGACCAcggtgggggcggagctgggggGCGGGGCTATGGACGTGGAGGAGGAGCCTTACAGCGATCTGTGCAGATCATCCATGGAGACCAGCAGGAACTTGGTGGCCGCTCTGGACATCCTGACCAACTCCGGCAACATCGACGTGATCGTCGCAAATCTGAGCGGCGAGAAGGCGGACAGGAACGGCGCCGTCTGTAACGGCGACAGTCTGGGAGCCTACGACGGCGAGAAGAGCGTGGAGATGCAGGACTCGGACTCAGACTGCGAGCTGGGCGCCGTGGGTGGGGTCGACTGTGCGGCGGGAACAGATGAGGAGGAGCTGATCTACTGGGAGGATGAGAGCAGGTTCGTGGAGTTGTGTTTCGAGGAAAAGGACGCCGCCGCGGAGGAGCCGATAGACGACGCCAGCGAGGTCTGGCCGCAGATGCCTCCCGACTTCATGCCCGCGGTGTCGCTGGAGGCCCCCGTCCCGCAGCCGGCCCCCCTGGTGCCGTTCCTGCTGCCCGATCACCTGCGGAGCGACTTCCTGCAGCACCTGCCGTCCGTCTTCAGGTACCGGTACCTGGAGCAGCGGCTGCAGAACGCGGAGGTGCTGAGGGGCATCGGGATGTTCACGCTGAACGGGCGCCGGGCGCTGCTGTCCGACCCGTACCTGTTCCGCGCCAAGATGGAGGACAAAGCGGTGGACACGTCGGACCTGGAGGTTCCGGACGACCCCATGGGGCTGCACGGCATCGACCTGATCACCGCCGCCCTGCTCTTCTGCCTGGGCGACTCGCCGGGCGGCCGCGGCATCTCCGACAGCAGGTTCGTGGACGGCTACCACATCGACTTCGGCACGCAGACCTTCTCCTTCCCGTCCGCCATCCTGGCCACCAGCACCATGGTGGGGGACATCGCCTCGGCCTCGGCCTGCGACCACGCCAGCCCGCAGCTGTCCAACCCCAGCCCCTTCCACACGCTGCGGCTGGACCTGGTTCTGGAATGCGTGGCCCGGTACCAAACCAAGCAGCGCTCCATGTTCACCTTCGTCTGCGGGCAGCTGTTCCGCCGGGACGAGTTCTCGTCGCACTTCAAGAACGTCCACGGGGACATCCACGCCGGGCTGAACGGCTGGATGGAGCAGCGCTGCCCGCTGGCCTACTACGGCTGCACCTACTCCCAGCGCCGCTTCTGCCCGTCCGTGCAGGGCTTCCGCATCATCCACGACCGCCACCTCGGCTCCTTCGGCGTGCGGCCGGGGAGCGCCCCGAGGACGCCCCGCGGCGGCGCCTCCCGGTGCGACCAGCTCAGCGACCTGCCCTTCGAGGTGCTGCAGCACGTGGCCAGCTTCCTGGACGGCTTCAGCCTGTGCCAGCTGTCCCGCGTGTCCCGGTCCATGAGGGAGGTGTGCGCCAGCCTGCTGCAGATGCGCGGCATGGTCGTCCTGCTGTGGGAGAAGAGGCGGCGCGGCGACGGCTCGCCGTCATGGCAGATCACCAACAAG GTGTGGCGCTTCAGCACCGCCTTCGGCACCGTCGACGAGTGGAAGTTCGCCAACATCGCCAGCATGGCCGACCACCTGAAGACCTGCCGGTTCAACACGGTGACCCGGCGGGAGGAGGCCGTCCCGCTGCCCTGCATGTGCTTCACCAGGGAGCTCACCAGGGAGGGGCGCTCGCTGCGCTCCGTGCTCAAACCCGTGGCGTGA